A DNA window from Xyrauchen texanus isolate HMW12.3.18 chromosome 6, RBS_HiC_50CHRs, whole genome shotgun sequence contains the following coding sequences:
- the LOC127645674 gene encoding LOW QUALITY PROTEIN: uncharacterized protein K02A2.6-like (The sequence of the model RefSeq protein was modified relative to this genomic sequence to represent the inferred CDS: substituted 1 base at 1 genomic stop codon): MEYDAIVNTLQAHFTPRPIVIAERFKFHKRNQAEGEGVAQYVAVLKKLAEHCEFGDNLNDALRDRFVCGLSSESIQRKLLTESKLTYKKAVDIAMSMEAVSRESQHLSNSLKVNAMSLSSESSKEKCYRCGKSNHIQSECFYKDQVCHKCGKKGHISRMCKGNKTEEKTLRTTVKGKSAKWKGQTKKRPIHRVDANMEKSEEETNSDTDTELTLHKVTATLHNSPRVNKMKSGTDLVSSVIKVQPKIEGLPIDMEVDTGAAVSIISSELYRDKRSHVRLRRTNVVLKTYTGEVIPPEGVIKVRVKLNRQSVRLPLYVVTGNAAPLLGREWLRRIRLDWREIKTVRAVHQVNEGTFDSLLKRYAKVFREDLGTFNKYTATLSLKPGTQPRFFQARVVPYAIRPKVEEEIDRLLKQGIISPVRFSEWATPIVPVIKKGGNVRICGDFKITVNPALCAEHYPLPQIEDLFASLAGGQRFSKLDLSHAYLQVPVHEDSRKYLTITTHKGMFVYNRLPFGITSAPSIFQRVMEQVLQGLSGVHCFLDDILVTGKDNAHHLANLEAVLSRLEKCGLRVKREKSEFFKTSLEYLGHVIDASGLHKSPDKLRAIAKAPAPVNVNQLRSFLGLVNYYARFVPNMATVLHSLNAMLHKDVKWKWLPECEKAFQDAKTQLLTPSVLTHXDPRLPVRLACDASPYGVGAVLSHRMPDGQERPIAFASRTLSKPEQNYAQLEREALGIIFGVRKFHTYLYGRHFTLLTDHRPLTTILHPNKATPSMAAARLQRWALLLAAHNYTIQHRSATDHGNADALSRLPLPVQHRDRKDAVDAYLIRKMDALPVCSSDISKGTRADPILCRVKEMVSTGSFPSAKDSENVLKPYLTRKEELSLMQDCLMWGQRVIVPSNLRQRVLEDLHTGHPGARSYIWWPNIDPQIEEKSKTCMSCQQNQKSPCLSPLHPWAWPEAPWHRIHIDFAGPFEGRMFLVVVDAHSKWPEVHVMDSTTSSKTIQVLRGLFSRYGIPETLVSDNGPQFTSEEFGCFLKTNGVKHVRSAPFHPATNGLAERFVQTFKHSLKASKEPVPLQQRLDSFLLQYRNTPHSTTKETPAMLFLHRRLRTRLDLLKPSVKLTVEQAQKVQCSYRALHAKYRDFKVGDSVLVRDYRRGEEKWKTGTVSSQSGPVSYTVQVDGSQSWKRHADQMLDCHPEITENTEPLSSENSTSQTLDVKGQELPLTSNDTEPNALDQQVTKLVEPATASSPNVRRFPARTRKPPNRLDL; the protein is encoded by the coding sequence ATGGAATATGATGCGATTGTGAACACCCTccaagcacattttacccccaggCCCATTGTGATTGCAGAGAGGTTCAAATTTCACAAACGAAATCAAGCTGAGGGGGAAGGTGTCGCACAATACGTGGCAGTGTTAAAGAAACTGGCGGAGCACTGTGAGTTTGGCGACAATCTAAATGACGCACTGCGAGACCGATTCGTGTGTGGCCTGAGTAGCGAGTCAATACAAAGGAAACTATTGACTGAATCGAAGCTCACGTATAAAAAGGCTGTGGATATAGCGATGTCAATGGAGGCTGTATCTAGAGAATCACAGCACTTGAGCAACTCATTGAAGGTAAATGCCATGTCTCTGTCGTCAGAATCGTCCAAAGAGAAATGTTATAGATGTGGAAAGTCCAATCATATCCAAAGTGAGTGCTTTTACAAAGATCAAGTGTGTCACAAGTGTGGGAAGAAAGGCCACATTTCACGTATGTGTAAAGGTAATAAGACAGAGGAGAAAACACTTAGAACTACTGTAAAAGGGAAAAGTGCAAAATGGAAGGGACAGACCAAGAAAAGACCAATTCACAGAGTGGATGCTAATATGGAAAAGAGTGAGGAAGAGACAAATTCGGACACGGATACAGAACTGACACTACACAAAGTGACAGCAACACTGCACAATTCTCCACGGGTGAACAAAATGAAAAGTGGAACTGATTTAGTGTCATCGGTGATAAAAGTACAACCAAAAATTGAGGGATTGCCAATTGATATGGAAGTGGATACAGGGGCGGCGGTTTCCATTATCTCAAGTGAACTGTACAGAGATAAACGGAGTCATGTTCGACTACGCCGGACGAACGTTGTTCTCAAGACATATACAGGTGAAGTCATTCCGCCAGAAGGCGTCATCAAAGTGCGTGTCAAGCTAAACAGACAAAGCGTACGCTTACCCTTGTATGTTGTTACAGGAAACGCAGCTCCTCTGTTGGGACGAGAATGGCTTCGCAGAATTCGTCTAGATTGGCGTGAGATCAAAACTGTACGAGCAGTGCATCAAGTTAATGAAGGGACATTTGACAGTCTTTTAAAAAGGTACGCCAAAGTATTCAGAGAAGATCTAGGGACATTCAATAAGTATACAGCTACCTTAAGTCTGAAACCGGGAACCCAACCAAGATTTTTCCAAGCTCGAGTGGTACCGTATGCCATCAGACCTAAGGTGGAAGAAGAAATCGATCGCTTACTGAAACAAGGAATCATTTCACCTGTGCGATTCAGTGAATGGGCAACCccgattgtacctgtaataaaaAAAGGTGGCAATGTTAGGATCTGTGGCGATTTCAAAATAACAGTGAATCCAGCTCTGTGTGCAGAACACTATCCATTACCCCAAATTGAAGATTTGTTTGCTTCACTGGCTGGGGGACAGAGATTTAGCAAACTAGATCTTTCACATGCCTACTTGCAGGTTCCTGTGCATGAAGATTCACGTAAATATCTTACCATCACAACCCACAAGGGGATGTTTGTATACAACAGATTACCGTTCGGCATCACTTCAGCTCCATCGATATTTCAACGTGTCATGGAACAAGTGTTACAAGGACTATCAGGTGTACATTGTTTTTTGGATGATATCCTGGTCACAGGAAAAGACAATGCTCATCACTTAGCTAACCTGGAGGCTGTGTTGAGTCGGCTGGAGAAATGCGGACTTCGTGTGAAAAGAGAGAAGAGTGAGTTTTTCAAAACTTCATTGGAGTATTTGGGACATGTGATCGATGCATCAGGGCTTCACAAGTCCCCAGACAAACTGCGTGCCATCGCCAAAGCACCAGCTCCTGTTAATGTTAACCAACTTCGATCTTTTTTGGGACTGGTTAATTATTATGCAAGATTTGTGCCAAATATGGCCACAGTTCTTCACTCCCTGAATGCAATGTTACACAAGGATGTAAAATGGAAGTGGTTGCCGGAGTGTGAGAAAGCGTTTCAAGATGCTAAAACACAGCTGTTAACACCCAGTGTACTCACACATTAAGATCCCAGACTCCCAGTTCGTTTAGCCTGTGACGCTTCACCGTACGGGGTGGGAGCCGTACTTTCCCACAGGATGCCGGATGGGCAGGAAAGACCCATAGCCTTTGCGTCCCGAACTCTGAGTAAACCTGAGCAAAACTATGCGCAACTAGAACGTGAAGCACTAGGAATCATCTTTGGAGTAAGGAAGTTTCATACTTATCTATATGGACGTCACTTCACATTATTAACAGACCATCGTCCACTTACCACCATACTCCATCCTAATAAAGCAACTCCATCCATGGCTGCTGCAAGACTTCAGAGGTGGGCACTTCTGCTGGCTGCACATAACTACACAATTCAACATAGAAGTGCTACTGACCATGGGAATGCAGATGCATTATCGCGATTGCCACTGCCTGTACAACACAGAGACAGGAAAGATGCAGTGGACGCTTACCTCATTAGGAAAATGGATGCACTTCCAGTGTGTAGCAGCGACATCAGTAAAGGAACCAGAGCAGACCCAATCCTCTGTCGTGTGAAGGAGATGGTATCCACTGGATCATTTCCATCTGCAAAAGACTCAGAAAATGTACTAAAACCATACCTCACAAGGAAGGAGGAACTCTCTCTGATGCAGGACTGTCTGATGTGGGGACAACGAGTTATCGTTCCATCAAATCTGAGACAACGAGTGTTGGAGGATTTACACACAGGACATCCAGGTGCACGTAGCTACATCTGGTGGCCAAATATTGACCCACAAATTGAGGAAAAATCAAAGACATGCATGTCCTGTCAACAAAATCAAAAATCTCCATGTCTCTCACCTCTACATCCCTGGGCATGGCCAGAAGCTCCTTGGCACCGAATCCACATCGACTTTGCTGGTCCATTTGAAGGACGAATGTTTCTGGTAGTTGTTGACGCACACTCAAAATGGCCAGAAGTTCATGTGATGGATTCGACAACTTCCTCCAAGACAATTCAAGTGCTGCGTGGGTTATTCAGTCGCTACGGTATACCTGAAACACTAGTTAGCGACAATGGCCCACAATTTACTTCAGAGGAGTTTGGATGTTTTCTGAAAACAAATGGTGTTAAACACGTTCGCTCTGCACCGTTCCATCCAGCCACCAATGGGCTGGCTGAGCGTTTCGTTCAgacctttaaacattcactgaaagcatCCAAAGAACCAGTACCATTACAGCAGAGATTAGACTCTTTCTTGTTACAGTACAGGAATACACCACATAGCACGACAAAAGAAACACCTGCTATGTTATTCTTGCATCGCAGATTGAGAACACGGCTGGATCTACTGAAACCAAGTGTGAAACTGACTGTGGAGCAAGCACAAAAAGTTCAATGTTCTTACCGTGCGCTCCATGCCAAATACAGAGACTTCAAGGTGGGTGATTCAGTGCTGGTCAGAGATTATCGACGGGGAGAGGAGAAGTGGAAAACCGGTACTGTTTCTTCTCAGTCAGGACCAGTGTCGTACACGGTTCAGGTGGACGGTTCACAAAGCTGGAAAAGACATGCAGATCAAATGTTAGACTGTCACCCAGAAATTACAGAAAACACAGAACCACTGTCATCAGAGAACAGTACATCACAAACACTGGATGTTAAGGGGCAAGAACTGCCTTTAACATCCAATGACACCGAACCAAATGCTTTAGATCAGCAGGTAACCAAGCTTGTTGAGCCAGCTACTGCTTCTTCCCCAAATGTGAGAAGATTTCCTGCTAGAACCCGTAAACCACCTAACAGACTTGAcctataa
- the LOC127644790 gene encoding melanocortin receptor 4 codes for MNTSHHHGLHHSYRNHSQGALPVGKPVQGERGSTSGCYEQLLISTEVFLTLGLVSLLENILVIAAIIKNKNLHSPMYFFICSLAVADLLVSVSNASETVVMALITGGNLTNRESIIKNMDNIFDSMICSSLLASIWSLLAIAVDRYITIFYALRYHNIMTQRRAGIIITCIWTFCTVSGVLFIVYSESATVLICLISMFFTMLALMASLYVHMFLLARLHMKRIAALTGNGPIWQAANMKGAITITILLGVFVVCWAPFFLHLILMISCPRNPYCVCFMSHFNMYLILIMCNSVIDPLIYAFRSQEMRKTFKEICCCWYGLNSLCV; via the coding sequence ATGAACACCTCACACCATCATGGACTGCATCATTCTTATCGGAATCACAGTCAAGGAGCTTTGCCAGTGGGTAAGCCTGTTCAGGGTGAGAGGGGATCAACTTCTGGATGCTATGAGCAGCTTCTCATCTCCACAGAGGTGTTCCTTACACTTGGGCTTGTCAGTCTCCTGGAGAACATTCTGGTGATTGCTGCAATTATCAAGAACAAGAACCTTCATTCTCCCATGTACTTCTTCATCTGCAGCCTGGCTGTAGCAGACTTGCTGGTCAGTGTCTCTAATGCTTCTGAAACAGTGGTCATGGCACTCATTACGGGGGGCAATCTGACCAATCGTGAGAGCATTATCAAGAACATGGACAACATTTTTGACTCAATGATTTGCAGCTCATTGTTAGCCTCCATTTGGAGTTTGTTAGCAATCGCAGTGGACCGTTACATCACAATATTCTATGCTTTGAGGTACCACAACATCATGACCCAGCGGCGGGCAGGTATCATCATCACCTGCATCTGGACCTTCTGCACAGTCTCCGGTGTGCTCTTTATTGTGTACTCAGAGAGTGCAACTGTTCTTATCTGCCTAATTAGCATGTTCTTTACCATGCTTGCTCTCATGGCTTCACTCTACGTCCACATGTTTCTCCTTGCCCGGCTGCATATGAAGCGCATTGCCGCCCTGACTGGTAATGGCCCAATCTGGCAGGCAGCGAATATGAAGGGAGCCATCACCATTACCATCCTGCTGGGAGTGTTTGTGGTTTGCTGGGCTCCGTTCTTCTTGCACCTTATCCTCATGATCTCCTGCCCACGGAACCCCTACTGTGTCTGCTTCATGTCACATTTCAACATGTATCTAATTCTCATTATGTGCAACTCGGTCATTGACCCTCTCATCTATGCCTTCAGGAGCCAAGAAATGAGGAAGACCTTCAAGGAGATCTGCTGCTGTTGGTATGGATTGAACTCACTCTGTGTGTAA